In Thermanaerovibrio velox DSM 12556, the genomic stretch AGATATCCGTGAGATCCCTCACGGTGTAGAGGACCTGGGCGGCGGAGGGGTCTTCCACCGCCTCCGCCCCCTTGGGCAGGGGAGGGGAGGGGAGCAGCGGGTCCAGCCACCACCGAAGGGACCGGTGGGTGATAAGATGCCTTATGACGGAAGACAGGTTATCCCTGTTTAATACCTTCATCCCATGCCGCCTTGCCCATCGGTCGGGGGACATGATTCGGAGCCTGTCGGTGGACGTGGTGGGTATCCATGGAGCCCCCAGGGCCTCGGATACCAGAACCGCCAGGTCTGTGCCGCCTCCGAGGTGCCCCCCCGCCACCAGGAACACCGATGAGAGGTCCTCGGTGACGCAGAGCACCGCCGGATCCTTGCCCTTGTCCTCCAATAGGCCCGACACGGCCCTCACCGCGATGGGGAGCGCCCCTACGAATAGAATGCCCTCCGCCCGGTCCCAAAGGGCCCTTGCGGCGTCTTTCGCCCCCGCGGAGGGGTCGAAGAGCTCAAAACCGGTGAGATTGGCCACCAGGGTTCCCCTCTCGGAAAGGGAGCCTGGGGCCACCACGAAGACCCTCAACCCATGCCTCCTTCCGGCCCCTCGTCATGGGCCTTCCTGTACATGTGGCTGAAGCGGGGATCGTACAGCAGGCTAGTCCCGGATTCTTCAACGCAGCGGCCTACTATGATCAGGGCCTGCCGGTTCACGTGCTCCGCCTTCATCCGCTGTCCCAGCTCGCGGAGTTTAGCGGTCCCAACCCTCTGATCCGGCCAGGTGGCCCGGTAGACCCAAGCCGCTGGGGTGTCCCCGGGAAGCCCCCCCTCCATGCAAAGCCTGGATATCTCATCCCCCATGTCGGATGACAGGAACAGGGCCAGCGTGGCTCCCGTGGAGGCGTAGACCCTAAGGTCCTCCTTGGAAGGCACTGGGGTCCTTCCGGGAAGACGGGTGCAAACTAAAGTCTGGGTGCCACCTGGAACCGTGTACTCTATGCCGAGCGCCGCGGCGGCCCCCTGCAGGCTGGATACCCCGGGCACGATCCGACACTCCACCCCGAGGGCTTTTAGCTCCCTTATCTGCTCCCCTATGGCCCCGTAGAGGCTTGGATCCCCCGTGTGGAGACGCACCACGTTAAGGCCCTTAAGGGCCCGATCCGCCATCACCCGCACCTGCTCCGCAAGGGTCATCTTGGAGGAGTCCAGCACCTCACAGCCCTCGGGGCAGCGATGGAGAAGCTCCCGGTTGATGAGGCTCCCGGCGTAAACCACAAGATGAGCCTCCGACAGCAGGCGAAGTCCCTTGACGGTTATGAGATCCGGATCCCCCGGGCCGGCACCCACTATCCACACAAGCCCCTTCAAACCACATCCCCCCATACTATGTCCACCGGATTGCCCCCCTGTACCATCCATTCTCCACCAAGACGTCGGCCCTCTCCGGGAAAGACCCGAAGGAACCCGGTCTTAAAACCCAGGGCCTCCAGCTCCTCCATGGCCTGTTGAAAGGACGAGAGCAGAAGACAGGGTATCACTATCCTTCCCCCAGGGGATAGAAGTCCCGCGGACCATCTTATTATCTCCTTGAGGTTCCCTCCATGCCCTCCAACCACCACCCGCTGGAAGGGCCCCTCCAGCTCAACCCCCCTGACCGGGGCCTCCCCGTGGATAAAGCGAACGGAACCCACGGGACACAGCCTCTCCGCGTTCCTGGAAGCGAGATCCAGGGCCTCCAGGTCCCGCTCGATGGAGAATATGCGACCTGGACCTGTAAGACGGCCCAAGTGACATGTGAGGGCCCCGGTTCCGCTTCCCACCTCCAGCACATTAGAGCCGAATAGGGGCTCCAGGAGGGAGGAGACAAAACACCGCACCGGAAACTTGGTCATGGGTATCCGGTCCTTGCGCTCCAATTCCAGGTCCTCCAGGGGACGGCGCCGGACGTCCCATTCCTTCTCGCCGAAGAAACCGCCCCGGGGGGCCTCAAACCAGCCGATGCAAAGCCTGCCGGTGTAGGGGGAGTTGGCTAACTCCTCAAGGCTCCCGCTGAACAGCTGCTCCTTGGAGGACCCCAGGTCCCAGCCAAGCCATCCGCGGACCCCCTCCTTCAAAAGCTTGGAGAGCTGGCTAAGCTGGTCCCTTACGCCGCCGCCCTCTCCGAAAAGCACGGCGCACCTGTCCTTGTCCCAAATGGTTTGCCTTATGGCCCCCTCGGCCCCCTCAAGAGGACGGCCGTGCAGGGACACCACCGGAACGTTTGCCCAGCTCTCACCTATGCGGGATGCCATGATCTGGAGGCTTGACACGCCGGGGAAGAGACGAACCCTCCCGGGGAAGGAGGCCCCTATCCGCCGGGCTATGCTGAAGAAACCGGTGTCCCCGCTGACCAGCACCCCAAGGGGCTTTGGGGCCCCCTCCAACGCGGGTATCAGCTCCTCCCCGCAGGGCAGCGGAAGCCGGAGCTGCCACTCCAGGGGGGGCAGGTGACCCGTCAACCTGGGGTCTCCCATCAGGGCCCCGCAGGACCTTATGAGGTCCCAGATCCTCTCCGGGACGTCCTGCGGGTTCCCGGAGCCCATGCCGAAGACGTTTATCTCCCTAAGCTCCTTCAGCTCGCTCAAAGCCTAAAGCCCCCTCATCGCCTCTATCATCTCCTCCAGCGGCCCAGAACGGGCCAGCTCTTGCCGGGGAAGAGAAAATGTAAGAACCGCCGCCTCCGCTCCGGATAAGGCCTTTGCCCTGTCCCTGGCCCTGCGGCATAGCTCCTCCAGGGCCATCCTGCCTTGGATCGTGGCGGCCATTAAATTGGCCGCCTGGTCTGCGGTGTTGCACTCCATTATGCGGCGAATCCAAGACGAATTCATGCCGTGAAGGGCCCCGTAGGCGCACAGGGCCTCAAGGCGGCCGTCGCTCTTGGAGCTGTGGGTGTCCATCGAACCCGCCGCCACCTTAGCCATCTTACCCACCTGGGCGATGAAGATGAGCCCCCTGAACTTTAGCTTGGCACAGGCCTCCAGCGACTTGCCCACGTAGTTGCTTACGTTAACGGTGAGACTCCCCGGAACCCCTAACGACGCGGCGAAGTCCCGTCCGTAGTTGCCCGGGGCAAGGCATACCAGATCAAAACCCTCTGCCCGGATGACCGACAGCTCGGACCTTATGGTCTCCACAACCGCGTCCTCGCTCATGGGCCGTACGACCCCGGTGGTACCTAGGATGGATATGCCCCCCTCTATGCCCAGCTTGGGGTTGAAAGTCCCCTTCGCCAGCTCCTCACCCCTAGGCACCCATACCTCCACCTGGGCCCCTATGCCCCTTGGGAGGATCTCCAACAGGTTCTCCCTTATCATCCTTAAGGGGCCCGGGTTTATGGCCTTGGCCCCCACTGGAACGGGAAGCCCCGGCCGGGTCACGGTGCCCACCCCCGGACCTCCGTCCACGGTCACCCGGTCCCCCCGGTGAAGACGAACCTTGGCAGCCACCGCCGACAGGTGGGTCACGTCAGGGTCGTCGCCGGCGTCCTTGAAAACCCATCCCTGGGCACCCCCGGGGATCCGTTCACATCCTCCCAAGGGGATGGACAGCGTGCTACCGGAGGGCAGCTTGACCTTGACCCACGAGGAAGGCCTTCCAAGGAGCCAAAGAGCGGCCCCCATGGCCGCCGCCGTGGCGGCGCTACCGGTGGTGAACCCGCATCTTAGGGACATCAGCGGACCTTCCTCCCAAGGGCCTCAAGGGACTTCAAGGCATCGTTAAGCCTTATCAGGGACGGACGAGATATGGCCCTCTCATCCACCTCAAACACGTTGCCGCGCTTAACCGCCTCCATGGGGCGGAACCGGGGGTCCTCCAAGAACTCCTTGGCACCCCCGGGGTTCATGGGCCCCCGTTGCACCAGTATCACGTCCACCTTTTGGTTGATCAGAAGAAGCCTCTCCGGCCCGAACTGAGCCACCGCGCTCCCCTTGGAAGTGGGCTTTAGGTCCTCCGCCGCGGGGTTGAGCCCCGCGGCCTCCATGAGCCGGTGCGGCCAGCTCCCGGGGACGCAGGTGGTGATATCCCTGGAGTTTACCACCAGAAACGCCCCCTTGCGGGCCTTGTAGTTGCGCCTTCTGGCGTCCTCCAGGGTTCTAAGGGCCCCCTGGAGCTTCAAACGGGCCTCCCTCTCCCTGCCGGTTATCGTTCCAAGTCGGGTTACGTAGAGCTCGAGGCCGTCGAAGGACGGGGGATCCAGCACCACCACCGGAACGAAGGGTTCAAGGCGTTCGAGCAGTCCGGGCTGCATGGACAGCTGCAGAGACCTCATGAGCACCAAGTCCGGCTTGAGGCTCAGGATGCTCTCCGGATCGGGCCTTAGGGGAAGCCTTGGAACCCCCTTAAACAGCTCTCGGTCGTCCCCGTCCGCCACGCCCACGATGCGGCCTTTGAGCCCCAGGGCCAGCAGGTTCTCCGTGTGGGCAGGGTAGAGGGAGACTATCCTCGTCGGGGGGGATCCCAAGGTCACCCTTCTCCCCATGTCATCCACCACGGATAACCGAGCTGCGTAGGCGGGTAGGGCCAAAAACACGAGGGATAGGACGAAGGAGGCGAGGAAAGGCGTTAAGAACTCCCTTCCCGTTGGGATCGGGCAGATCCCGGGGGAGTGGGATCGATCGCATCGGTACATCAAGGGTCAACACTTCCTTCCAGAGGTTTGAGCGGTCCCTGGGGGCTGCTCAAAAAAGAGCCCCCGGGGGAGGCGGTCACCTCCTGCCTCAGGGGCCCCATGTCAGGACTAGAAGCCCGCCTCCTCGGCGGCCTCCTTCAGGTGCTCCACCAGAAGGGCCCTTATCTCCGGGTTCTCCCCCAGACCCTTCAGGTGCGCCTCCGCCTTTATGCCCTCCTTGGAGAGCACGTTTATCCAAGAGTCCTCCTCGTCCCCCGCCATGTCGTTGTGGGCGTGGTCCCCCGCCACCAGCATCAGGGGCGCCAGGATCGCCCGCTTGATACCCTTGCCCTTCAACTGGGAGATCACGTCCTCCAAGGACGGTGTCCCCTCCACGGTGCCCACTACGAAGTTGGGGTGCTTCCGCTGGAGCACCGTTTGAAGCCTGGCGTAGGCCCCTTCCGCGGGATGGGGTGAACCGTGACCCATGAGGACCACTCCCCGCCGTGGGTCCTTGCCGAAGGCCCTGCCCAGGATGGCGGACACCCGCTCGTAGTCCTCGGGGGACCAAAGCAGCGGCTTGCTTAGGGCTATGCCCTCAAACCCGCTCTTGCTCCCGTGTTCCCTTAGGTAACGGAAGGCCCCCACCACCGCGGACAGGTCGTCATACTCCTCCCCGGGGATCACGTGGGTTGACAGCACCGCCACGTTCGTGTAGCCCTCTTCATGGAGCTTGGCCAGGGAGGTAATAGGATCCAGGAAGACCTTCCCCTCCTTTGCCAACTTGCGCATTATTATGCGGCTGGTGAAGGACAGCCGCACCTCTGTGCCGGGGAACGCGTCCTTCACGGACCGGAATACCGCGTCTATGGCCCTCTGTCCCTCCGGCATGGAGCTGCCGAAGGCCACCACCAGGACGGCGTTCTTCTTCTCCACCTTCTTCCCCTCCGATGCAAGGGCCCTTTGAGGGTGCGCAAAAGCCCCCATTAAGCTTAGAACAAGCGCAAGAACTGATATAAACTTCCTCATTTGACCCATCGACCTCCCGAAGTAATAAAGTTATCTACACCGTTCCGGGCGCCGATAAGCGGTGCGGCGAAGCTTCTCCAAGGGGTCCTCTGACGAGCTACCCCTTTCCGATAGCAAGGTTAGAGTCTGTCCTCCCCTTCAAGGCAGAGCCGCATTACGGCGTTGAACGCCGCGGCGCAGAGGTTGGATCCCCCCCTGGGGCCCCTTAGGGACACGCAGGGCACCCCGCTCTTGAGGAGGAGCTCCTTGCTCTCCGCGGCCCCCACGAAGCCCACCGGGAATGCCACCACGAAGAGGGGTTCGAATCCCTGTTCCACCAGCTCCAAGAGCCTGAAGAGCCCCGTGGGGGCGTTGCCGAAGGCGAAGACCCGGATGCCCATTTGAGATGCCCTGTCCACCGATGCCATGGCCCGGGTTATGCCCTCCCTGGCGCTGGCGGCGGAGGTGCACTCCTGGTGGATGAGGCATACGGGGTCCAGGTGGAGCTTGGAGAGCAGACTCCGGGAGAGCCCGGATCTTACCATGTCCACGTCGCAGAAGACCTTGGAGTCCTTGAGGGCTACCTTGGCATGTTCAAGCCAATCGGGGCTAGCGGAGACCAGGCTGCCCAGGGAGAAGTCCGCTCCGGCGTGAACCACTCGCTCCGCAATGGGCATCAAGGAGGGTTCTATGGAGTAGGATCCAAGAACCTGACGGATCAGGTACAGGCTCTTCCTCTCAATGGAGGCGGGGTTCCTGTCGTAGTTAAGAGGCATTGCACTTTCCCTCCCTTCTTCGGGGGTCTCAACCCCTGAGGTTTAGCCCCGAGGGGTACAGAGGGAAGGCGTTCCCACCGGAGGCGCCCGCCCGCGCAGGCAACCTTCCCCATCACCTCCGGCCGGTCTCCTGGCTTGCCTTCATCCTACCCCGCCCCTTCCCAGGGGTTTAAGCCCCCCAGTGGTAACGGCGGTCTCGTCGGGCTCACAGTGGCGGGGCCGCGCCGGAATCTCACCGGTCTTCCCGTTCACCGGAGGTGTCAAACAAGATTGTATAACCGTTACCCTAACGCCACGTCAAGGATCATCATGCAGATGAAGCCAAGTATTACCCCCATTGTGGCCAGATCACCGTTGTCCTCCGACTGGGACTCCGGTATCACCTCCTCCACCACCACGTATATCATGGCACCGGCGGCGAAGGACAGGGCGTAGGGCAGCCCCATCCGCATGGACTCCACCGAGAGGGCCCCTATGGCGGCGAAGATCGGCTCCACCACCGCGGAGAGCTGGCCGAAGAAGAACGCCATGGACCTGGAGAACCCGGCGCTCCTCAGGGGCATGGATACCGCAAGCCCCTCCGGCAGGTTTTGAAGCCCTATGCCAAGGGTAAGCGCCAGAGCGCCGGAAAGGGTGGCGGAGCTCGAGAGTCCCGCGGCCCCGAAGGCCACCCCGAAGGCCAGTCCCTCCGGTATGTTGTGAAGGGTTATGGCCAGCACCAGGAGGGTGGTCTTCCTCAGATGGGACTTGATGCCCTCCGGCTGGCCCCCCTTGAGGGCCGGGTGAAGGTGGGGCAGAAGCAAGTCCAGAAGCCTTAAGAAGAGCGCTCCCCCCAGGAACCCCGCGGAGGGGGGAAGCCAAGGCGTGAGCCCAAGCTCTTGGGACATCTCTATGGCGGGGGACAGCAGGGACCAGAAACTGGCGGCTATCATGACCCCGCCGGAGAAGCCCAGCATGAAGTCCAGCATCTTCCTGGATGGGTTAGCCCCGATGAAGGCCATGGCGGCACCAATGGCTGTGAGCCCCCACGTGAGGGTCCCGCCCAAAAGGGCCTGAAGGGACGGGGAAAGGGACCTGAACCAATCAAGCCCGGAGCCTGTGAGGAGAGACCAGCTTCCCATGGGGATCACCTTGTTCTCATCGAGTCCGCGAAGGCCTTGGCGGTTTGGCGCATCATCTTGAACCAGTCCGCCTCCAGCGGATCCAGCTCCACCGGCTTCACCCCCAACATCGCTGCGGCCCCTTGAGCGGAGCGTCCGAACATGGAGGGCTGCACGAACATCACCCGTATCCCTAGGCTTTGAACCTTTGACCTCAGCTTTGACAGCTCCTTGGGCCGGGCCTCCATCCCCTCCGATTCCACCGCCAGGGGGATTACGCCCCCTCTCGGCGCAGAAGTAGTTCCAGGCGGGGTGATACGCCAGCACCGCCCGGCCCTTGAAGGGCCCCAGGAGGGCCGAGATCTCCTTGTCCAGCCGGTCCATCTCCCCGAGGAGCTTCGCCAGGTTGGCGTCGTAAAAAGACCCGTTGCTTGGATCCAGGGACTTTAGACCCTCCGCCATCGAGCGGGCCATGGCCCTTCCGTTGGACAGGGAGTTCCACACGTGGGGATCGAAGGATTCCCTATGCCCCGGCTTGTCACCCTTCCCTTCGTGAGCGTGGCCATGCCCTTCAAGCTTGGAGAACTTAAGCCGCATCACCCTAACCCCATTGGCCCTCAGCTTGGGCAGAAGTGATTCCTCCAACGGCAGGCCGAGGTAGAAGATCACATCCGCCTCCGATACCGCCTTGGCGTGGCTTGGGCGCATCTCGAACGAATGGGGATCCGCCCCTTGGGGTATGAGGGTCACCACGTTGACCCGATCGCCCCCTATCCTCCTCGCCAGGTAGGACACCGGCTCAACGGGACACAGGACCGTAAGCCCTTTGACGCCCCCTTGAGCCCATGCGGGGCCCAAGGGAAGGACAAGGCCGACAAGCGGGGCAGAGAGGACCAAAGCCTGAAAAACAAGAGCAACGGAGATGAGCAGCAAACGGCGGTGCTTAACTTCCCTCATCGCCTTATCACCCTCTCTTGAAAAACTATTTTTGATTTCGTCGCGGTTCATTATAACCCATCGTACCGTCCATAAAAAACGGCCGGGTGAATTTGGTGATACATGCCAAAATCTTTAGCGCTATCAAGCCCCACCGCAGCGGTGGGATTTGGTACAATCCGAGGGGATGGATTGCGAAGGTTCGTTGTCGCTCTTCGTGAGCGTTTTCATGAATTGGGTTCGGTGCCGGCGTGGGAGAAAGGTGCGGTGATGTCGCTTGAGGCCGAGGGTTGTAGGGGGATCCCGCATGGCGGGTATGTTTAAAACGCTTAAGCTTTCCAAGCCCCTGTCCCTGGCGGCTGGGTTTGTGGCCATGTTCCTTTTAGTGCTCCTGGCCTTCAAGCTTTTGGGTCCCCGGGAGGCGGTGGTGGCCCTTTGGTTTGAGCATCAGGGGCCTGGGGCGTCTTTGTCCCGGGACGTACAGCAGTGTGCCCTCTTCGCGGTGGACTACTTCAACATAGCGGAGCGCGGCAGGGGGCTTAGGGTGAGGCCCTTGGTGGTGACCGGGATGAGCGACCGGGAGGCGGTTGATGCCATCAAGAAGGCCAAGGCCTCGGTGGTGCTGGTGGGGGCCACGTCGGGTTTCGTGTCCAGGGTGCATCCCCTGCTGGAGAGGGAGGGGATCCCCGCCATAGCCACCAACGCAAACGCCCCGGCCCTGGCGGTGGAGGGGGACCTGTTGTTCCGCTATTCTGGCCCCTCTGGGGCGGTGGAGCTTGGGGAGATGGTGCGATCGCACCTCCCGGGTTTCAAGAGGTACTTGGCGGTGCTGGACTCGTCGAACCTGGTGTACACCAAGGGGCAGCTGGATGGCTTCTCCACCGGCCTTGGGATCCCGCCTAAAAAGACCCTCATGGGTTCCCCGGGGGACCTTTACGATGCCTTCCGGCTTGAGGTGGTAGCCGGCGGGTACGACGGATTCTACCTTGCCATGCCGGCGTACTACGCGGGGGTTTTCATGGAGATCGTGGGGAACCTGAAGGGCCCTGCGCCCTGTGCGGTGGCGGGTTGGGGGGTGTCGTCGGTCAGCGCCAGCCTGGCGGGGCCCGAGTCCCTTGGGTACTCGGTGGTGTTCTCCCCGGTTGAGCTGGACATGGGGCATCCGTTCATGAGGTACCTTCAGGAGAGGATAGCGGGTCTTCCTCCGCTGCCCGCGGTGGACTCGGGATACGGGGCGGTGTCGATGGCGTTGGAGGCGGTCCTAGTGGGCCCCAAGGGCCAGGAGGGTGCCGCGGAGGCCCTCAAGGCCATGAAGACCGTTAAGACCCTTCGGGGGGAGTTCCCCGTTGACCGAGCGGGGGATGCGGTGCTTCCCCTTTATCTGGTGAGGTACGATGGCTCCGCCTGGAGGAACATGGGGGAGGTGGGGGGCCGGTGACGTCCTTCAAGAGGCTTTTCGTCCGGTGGTTTTGGTTCTTCGCCTCCCTGGGGGCCTTCATGCTGTTCCTTCAGGGGGCTTACCTCTTTAAATCCGTCCTGCGGGACCAGCAGAGGAACGCCTGGGACGCCACGGAGAACATGGCGTCGAACCTGGTGAGGTACTTGGACTCGGAGCTTGTGAAGGCCTCGTACATAGCCGCCGTGCCCTACAAGGCGGAGACCTACTTCCCGGAGGTGGAGCTGCTGGTTAGGATCCTGGAGGACCAGGTGGAGGAGTCCTTCCGGGGGAGCCTGCCCAATGGGATGCATTTAAGGGAGCTGGAGCGGCTCCGTGGTGTTTGGGAGGTGTCCGGCCTTTACAACCCGGACGGGCATCCCCAGTTCGTGACAGTCCGGGAGCTGGAGGGAAACGAGTACCTGGTGGGTATCAGGATGGACGAGAAGTCCTTGGGTTTTCACGGATCCTCGTTGGTGCTGCCGGTGCTGACGGGGGAGGACGGCAGGGTCATATGGGCGGAGAATGGGCCCTTTGGAAGGCACTTCGCACTCCTGGGCTGGGTGGATCGGGAGATGTTGAACTGTTCGTCCTGGTCAAGGGGCAGGATAGACGACGGCAGGGCCTACTGGGCCAAGTGCTTCAGGGTTCAGTCCATGAGGCTTCTTGTGGTGGTGCCCGAGGGGGAGATACTGGGAAGGGTGTTATCCGGCTCCGCGGTTCCAATCGTCATGTCCTTCATGATGTTGGGCATCCTCTTCCTCTTTTACATGCTTTGGAGGAATCAGGTGATGCCGGACGTGAGGGACATCACGGACTTCTTCAAGAAGATGGAGAAGGACCTATCGGGGCTGAGGTGTCCTGAGGAGCTCTCGCAGGTGATAGACAACCTGTCCAAGGACGTTGAAAACCGCAAGTCCCGATGCCGCCTCGAGGAGCTCCATTCGGTGCTGTCGGGTCTTGGGGCTGCCATGCGGGTGCTGTGGTCCCAGCAGGAGGAGATAAACGCCTTTGGGGAAGAGGTGGCGGCCATGAACGCCTCCCTGGCGGAGTCCAACGACATCCTTCGTAAGCGGGAGCAGATATGGGGGCAGACGCTTCAGGTGGCCAAGCTGGTCCGCTCGGGCTACCAGGCCCCCGACGAGGTGGGGCGCATAGCGGACACCATACGGGAGATGCTGTCCGCCTTCGGGGTGGTGGTGGACCGCCTGGAGGGTGACACGCTGATACCGGTGGCCTACAGCGGTTATGATGAGGGGCTTCCGCCGGAGCCGGTGAACATCCACTCGTCCCTCATAGGCCGGGCGGTGAAGGAGGGGCTCATATGGGCGGAGGACGTGAGGAAGGAACCGGGATACCTCACCCTCCACGAGGCGGTGGTGACCGAGGTGGCCATGGGGCTTTCCCACATGGGCCGTCCCGTTGGGGGGCTCACGGTGAGCTTCACCGAGAGGCGCAGGCGGGACGAAGTGATGCTGGAGACCTTGATCCCCGTGGCTTCC encodes the following:
- a CDS encoding ABC transporter substrate-binding protein, whose translation is MYRCDRSHSPGICPIPTGREFLTPFLASFVLSLVFLALPAYAARLSVVDDMGRRVTLGSPPTRIVSLYPAHTENLLALGLKGRIVGVADGDDRELFKGVPRLPLRPDPESILSLKPDLVLMRSLQLSMQPGLLERLEPFVPVVVLDPPSFDGLELYVTRLGTITGREREARLKLQGALRTLEDARRRNYKARKGAFLVVNSRDITTCVPGSWPHRLMEAAGLNPAAEDLKPTSKGSAVAQFGPERLLLINQKVDVILVQRGPMNPGGAKEFLEDPRFRPMEAVKRGNVFEVDERAISRPSLIRLNDALKSLEALGRKVR
- the cbiD gene encoding cobalt-precorrin-5B (C(1))-methyltransferase CbiD, translated to MSLRCGFTTGSAATAAAMGAALWLLGRPSSWVKVKLPSGSTLSIPLGGCERIPGGAQGWVFKDAGDDPDVTHLSAVAAKVRLHRGDRVTVDGGPGVGTVTRPGLPVPVGAKAINPGPLRMIRENLLEILPRGIGAQVEVWVPRGEELAKGTFNPKLGIEGGISILGTTGVVRPMSEDAVVETIRSELSVIRAEGFDLVCLAPGNYGRDFAASLGVPGSLTVNVSNYVGKSLEACAKLKFRGLIFIAQVGKMAKVAAGSMDTHSSKSDGRLEALCAYGALHGMNSSWIRRIMECNTADQAANLMAATIQGRMALEELCRRARDRAKALSGAEAAVLTFSLPRQELARSGPLEEMIEAMRGL
- a CDS encoding GAF domain-containing protein, producing the protein MTSFKRLFVRWFWFFASLGAFMLFLQGAYLFKSVLRDQQRNAWDATENMASNLVRYLDSELVKASYIAAVPYKAETYFPEVELLVRILEDQVEESFRGSLPNGMHLRELERLRGVWEVSGLYNPDGHPQFVTVRELEGNEYLVGIRMDEKSLGFHGSSLVLPVLTGEDGRVIWAENGPFGRHFALLGWVDREMLNCSSWSRGRIDDGRAYWAKCFRVQSMRLLVVVPEGEILGRVLSGSAVPIVMSFMMLGILFLFYMLWRNQVMPDVRDITDFFKKMEKDLSGLRCPEELSQVIDNLSKDVENRKSRCRLEELHSVLSGLGAAMRVLWSQQEEINAFGEEVAAMNASLAESNDILRKREQIWGQTLQVAKLVRSGYQAPDEVGRIADTIREMLSAFGVVVDRLEGDTLIPVAYSGYDEGLPPEPVNIHSSLIGRAVKEGLIWAEDVRKEPGYLTLHEAVVTEVAMGLSHMGRPVGGLTVSFTERRRRDEVMLETLIPVASVLAGFLDASKSRQEIRESYYYLLPGPEAAGDNRHIPQRDGGAPKPHRGLCDPNIPGPW
- a CDS encoding precorrin-8X methylmutase gives rise to the protein MPLNYDRNPASIERKSLYLIRQVLGSYSIEPSLMPIAERVVHAGADFSLGSLVSASPDWLEHAKVALKDSKVFCDVDMVRSGLSRSLLSKLHLDPVCLIHQECTSAASAREGITRAMASVDRASQMGIRVFAFGNAPTGLFRLLELVEQGFEPLFVVAFPVGFVGAAESKELLLKSGVPCVSLRGPRGGSNLCAAAFNAVMRLCLEGEDRL
- a CDS encoding sirohydrochlorin cobaltochelatase — translated: MGAFAHPQRALASEGKKVEKKNAVLVVAFGSSMPEGQRAIDAVFRSVKDAFPGTEVRLSFTSRIIMRKLAKEGKVFLDPITSLAKLHEEGYTNVAVLSTHVIPGEEYDDLSAVVGAFRYLREHGSKSGFEGIALSKPLLWSPEDYERVSAILGRAFGKDPRRGVVLMGHGSPHPAEGAYARLQTVLQRKHPNFVVGTVEGTPSLEDVISQLKGKGIKRAILAPLMLVAGDHAHNDMAGDEEDSWINVLSKEGIKAEAHLKGLGENPEIRALLVEHLKEAAEEAGF
- the cobM gene encoding precorrin-4 C(11)-methyltransferase, with amino-acid sequence MKGLVWIVGAGPGDPDLITVKGLRLLSEAHLVVYAGSLINRELLHRCPEGCEVLDSSKMTLAEQVRVMADRALKGLNVVRLHTGDPSLYGAIGEQIRELKALGVECRIVPGVSSLQGAAAALGIEYTVPGGTQTLVCTRLPGRTPVPSKEDLRVYASTGATLALFLSSDMGDEISRLCMEGGLPGDTPAAWVYRATWPDQRVGTAKLRELGQRMKAEHVNRQALIIVGRCVEESGTSLLYDPRFSHMYRKAHDEGPEGGMG
- a CDS encoding ABC transporter substrate-binding protein; this translates as MAGMFKTLKLSKPLSLAAGFVAMFLLVLLAFKLLGPREAVVALWFEHQGPGASLSRDVQQCALFAVDYFNIAERGRGLRVRPLVVTGMSDREAVDAIKKAKASVVLVGATSGFVSRVHPLLEREGIPAIATNANAPALAVEGDLLFRYSGPSGAVELGEMVRSHLPGFKRYLAVLDSSNLVYTKGQLDGFSTGLGIPPKKTLMGSPGDLYDAFRLEVVAGGYDGFYLAMPAYYAGVFMEIVGNLKGPAPCAVAGWGVSSVSASLAGPESLGYSVVFSPVELDMGHPFMRYLQERIAGLPPLPAVDSGYGAVSMALEAVLVGPKGQEGAAEALKAMKTVKTLRGEFPVDRAGDAVLPLYLVRYDGSAWRNMGEVGGR
- a CDS encoding metal ABC transporter solute-binding protein, Zn/Mn family; the protein is MREVKHRRLLLISVALVFQALVLSAPLVGLVLPLGPAWAQGGVKGLTVLCPVEPVSYLARRIGGDRVNVVTLIPQGADPHSFEMRPSHAKAVSEADVIFYLGLPLEESLLPKLRANGVRVMRLKFSKLEGHGHAHEGKGDKPGHRESFDPHVWNSLSNGRAMARSMAEGLKSLDPSNGSFYDANLAKLLGEMDRLDKEISALLGPFKGRAVLAYHPAWNYFCAERGRNPPGGGIGGDGGPAQGAVKAEVKGSKPRDTGDVRAALHVRTLRSRGRSDVGGEAGGAGSAGGGLVQDDAPNRQGLRGLDENKVIPMGSWSLLTGSGLDWFRSLSPSLQALLGGTLTWGLTAIGAAMAFIGANPSRKMLDFMLGFSGGVMIAASFWSLLSPAIEMSQELGLTPWLPPSAGFLGGALFLRLLDLLLPHLHPALKGGQPEGIKSHLRKTTLLVLAITLHNIPEGLAFGVAFGAAGLSSSATLSGALALTLGIGLQNLPEGLAVSMPLRSAGFSRSMAFFFGQLSAVVEPIFAAIGALSVESMRMGLPYALSFAAGAMIYVVVEEVIPESQSEDNGDLATMGVILGFICMMILDVALG
- the cbiT gene encoding precorrin-6Y C5,15-methyltransferase (decarboxylating) subunit CbiT translates to MSELKELREINVFGMGSGNPQDVPERIWDLIRSCGALMGDPRLTGHLPPLEWQLRLPLPCGEELIPALEGAPKPLGVLVSGDTGFFSIARRIGASFPGRVRLFPGVSSLQIMASRIGESWANVPVVSLHGRPLEGAEGAIRQTIWDKDRCAVLFGEGGGVRDQLSQLSKLLKEGVRGWLGWDLGSSKEQLFSGSLEELANSPYTGRLCIGWFEAPRGGFFGEKEWDVRRRPLEDLELERKDRIPMTKFPVRCFVSSLLEPLFGSNVLEVGSGTGALTCHLGRLTGPGRIFSIERDLEALDLASRNAERLCPVGSVRFIHGEAPVRGVELEGPFQRVVVGGHGGNLKEIIRWSAGLLSPGGRIVIPCLLLSSFQQAMEELEALGFKTGFLRVFPGEGRRLGGEWMVQGGNPVDIVWGDVV